In the Cytophagales bacterium genome, one interval contains:
- a CDS encoding DUF1761 domain-containing protein has translation MVLRQIHHPSVLGASLLGFVLAFIWYGPLFGETWAIGAEVINPTTPPGWASFTAFLVGWIANYGLAYFLIATRQKGAIAGLKIGAIITVAFLLQVIIGPWLFAGRFLLFAVNMPYFTLVALSSGLIIGHFQK, from the coding sequence ATGGTGCTGAGACAAATTCATCATCCTTCAGTGCTTGGAGCAAGTTTACTGGGGTTTGTATTGGCTTTCATTTGGTACGGCCCTCTTTTTGGTGAAACATGGGCCATAGGTGCAGAAGTGATCAATCCAACGACTCCTCCGGGTTGGGCCTCTTTTACCGCCTTCTTGGTGGGATGGATTGCCAATTATGGGCTGGCTTACTTCCTGATTGCAACCCGCCAAAAAGGAGCAATTGCAGGACTGAAGATCGGGGCAATTATTACGGTGGCTTTCTTGTTGCAGGTAATCATCGGTCCATGGCTTTTTGCCGGCAGGTTCTTGCTATTTGCTGTCAACATGCCGTATTTCACGTTGGTAGCTTTAAGCTCAGGATTGATTATCGGACATTTTCAGAAATAA
- a CDS encoding DUF5694 domain-containing protein yields MRTFIALFTCCICQILWAQSPLEVTIIGTTHAFQKEYQDRQDFQQVRDFMVNLDPDIICIEAIPATDTLSLQEIWPKNMKRADRLREALIEKGHLPYDARAYASATESNRFKGAISYAAYDFWNAYYYWFQVMQSGDSLNQFAPYMKNLSRSEYGLIVYPAAMELGIDQFHLIDYRAGENAFLGSTQKVLKKLLFRFKWKPLGTYLKTQKRYKKAEEAGQLMEFINGPAFQVAFNDLIDILPRKLRKVEEAQFVKDYWLKRNEVMANRIIDTARKQDASTVLLTVGSAHVMAIKNALERRGHVVRTYGEFINKNS; encoded by the coding sequence ATGAGAACATTTATCGCACTATTTACCTGCTGCATCTGCCAAATACTATGGGCACAATCTCCTTTGGAAGTTACTATTATCGGAACTACACACGCGTTTCAAAAGGAATATCAGGACAGACAGGATTTTCAACAAGTGAGGGATTTTATGGTGAATCTGGATCCAGACATCATATGCATCGAGGCGATCCCAGCCACCGATACCCTGAGCTTACAAGAGATATGGCCTAAAAATATGAAACGAGCTGATCGGTTGCGTGAAGCGTTGATTGAGAAAGGGCATTTGCCATATGATGCACGGGCTTATGCTTCAGCAACAGAAAGTAATCGGTTTAAAGGTGCCATTAGCTATGCTGCCTATGACTTTTGGAATGCCTACTATTACTGGTTTCAGGTCATGCAAAGTGGAGATTCACTTAATCAGTTTGCTCCATACATGAAGAATTTGAGTCGTTCGGAATACGGGTTGATAGTTTATCCTGCAGCCATGGAACTGGGAATCGATCAATTTCATCTGATTGATTACCGGGCAGGTGAAAATGCGTTTTTGGGCAGTACGCAAAAAGTCTTGAAGAAGCTCCTGTTTCGATTCAAGTGGAAACCACTGGGAACGTATCTGAAAACGCAAAAGCGCTACAAAAAAGCAGAAGAAGCGGGTCAGCTCATGGAGTTCATCAATGGACCAGCGTTTCAGGTTGCTTTTAACGACCTTATTGATATACTGCCAAGAAAGTTGCGCAAAGTAGAAGAGGCGCAATTCGTGAAAGACTATTGGTTAAAAAGAAATGAAGTCATGGCCAACCGCATCATTGATACGGCACGGAAACAAGACGCTAGTACAGTTCTCCTTACCGTAGGCAGTGCTCACGTCATGGCGATCAAAAATGCCCTGGAAAGACGTGGGCATGTAGTTCGTACCTATGGTGAATTCATTAACAAAAACAGCTAA
- a CDS encoding adenylate/guanylate cyclase domain-containing protein, with protein MLNPQQRWFLIKLIPYPIISLSGGFLYWILELGIIGETKFYPATGNLYNSSSSFVAVHSMTFLLGLSLGLIEETLFKGRFRKISFLPKIILKTVIYMGLLTLLMFVSSIILNAINMNTSVTDPEVISTVVSFLGSFTYMSIAIYAGAVIDLTLFFNEIISFLGLDVVGTYFTGKYSKPVKESRVFMFLDMRSSTTIAEKLGHEKHYQLINDYYADMSRAIIETQGQVYQYVGDEIVVSWKIDRGLNQSNCLACFFQISEKIRQKSERYIFRYGLIATFKAGLHVGEVTRGQVGLIKREMLFIGDVLNTTARIQGLCNELESDLLISKELKARLPETLNFNFASKGCYELRGREQKEELFEVTVDN; from the coding sequence ATGTTGAATCCACAGCAACGGTGGTTTTTGATCAAATTGATTCCGTATCCCATTATTTCGTTATCGGGTGGTTTTCTGTATTGGATCCTCGAGCTGGGAATCATCGGAGAAACAAAATTTTACCCAGCTACGGGCAATTTATACAATAGCTCCAGTTCTTTTGTAGCAGTCCATTCGATGACTTTTTTACTGGGACTTTCACTAGGCTTGATAGAAGAAACGCTGTTTAAAGGAAGATTTCGGAAGATTTCATTTTTGCCCAAAATCATCCTGAAAACGGTAATCTACATGGGACTGCTGACACTCCTGATGTTCGTCTCTTCGATCATTTTGAATGCTATTAACATGAATACTTCGGTGACGGACCCTGAAGTAATCAGCACGGTCGTGAGTTTTTTAGGAAGTTTCACCTATATGAGCATAGCTATCTATGCAGGTGCCGTTATTGATCTCACTTTATTTTTCAACGAGATCATCAGTTTTCTTGGATTGGATGTGGTTGGTACCTACTTCACTGGGAAGTATTCCAAACCAGTCAAAGAGAGTCGGGTTTTCATGTTCCTTGACATGCGAAGTTCAACGACCATCGCAGAAAAGCTGGGACATGAAAAACACTATCAGTTGATCAATGATTATTATGCGGACATGTCTCGGGCCATCATAGAGACGCAAGGGCAGGTGTACCAGTATGTGGGCGACGAGATTGTGGTTTCCTGGAAAATTGATCGAGGGCTTAATCAGTCGAATTGTCTGGCTTGTTTCTTTCAAATCAGTGAAAAGATCCGTCAGAAATCTGAAAGATATATTTTCAGATATGGACTGATCGCCACCTTTAAGGCGGGTCTTCATGTAGGTGAGGTCACCAGAGGACAGGTAGGGTTGATCAAACGCGAAATGCTATTCATCGGTGATGTGCTTAATACGACTGCTCGTATTCAGGGATTGTGTAATGAATTGGAATCGGATTTACTTATATCCAAAGAATTGAAAGCACGATTGCCAGAAACATTAAATTTCAACTTTGCCTCTAAAGGGTGTTACGAATTGCGAGGCAGAGAGCAGAAAGAAGAATTGTTTGAAGTGACCGTTGACAACTAA
- a CDS encoding RNA polymerase sigma factor — protein MDKQQERSDQVLIQEALSGNRKSLEILIKRHQTWIFNVALNLTADANEAADLMQEVLIKMVTNLSRFERKSQFRTWLYRIIKNHFLNTKRKGQSSQVIPWEEYAQGLDATRDKELTDTFDIDKELLVEEAKLSCMKAMLLCLTPEQRLVYVLGELFETPSAEAAEVMGVTAANFRKQLSRTREQLYNFMNEKCGLINKTNPCRCARKTTGFIQKGYVDPKNLQFQREVISKIEDIAPSKLDAFENKGMTAYKRLYKAHNYQQTPNEDLFLKELLTSSDIKESFGLN, from the coding sequence ATGGATAAACAACAAGAACGTTCGGATCAGGTGCTTATTCAGGAGGCTCTATCCGGGAATAGAAAATCATTAGAAATACTGATTAAGAGACACCAAACCTGGATATTTAATGTAGCCCTGAACCTGACCGCAGATGCCAATGAAGCTGCGGACCTGATGCAGGAGGTGCTGATCAAAATGGTGACCAACCTGTCCAGGTTTGAAAGGAAAAGTCAATTTCGGACATGGTTGTACCGGATCATCAAAAACCACTTTTTAAATACCAAAAGGAAAGGACAATCCAGTCAGGTGATTCCCTGGGAGGAGTACGCACAGGGCCTTGACGCGACCAGAGATAAGGAGTTGACCGATACCTTTGACATAGATAAGGAATTGTTAGTTGAGGAAGCAAAATTAAGTTGCATGAAAGCCATGTTGCTTTGCCTGACACCCGAGCAACGATTGGTTTATGTATTGGGAGAACTATTTGAAACACCTTCTGCGGAAGCTGCAGAAGTGATGGGTGTTACTGCAGCCAATTTTAGAAAGCAGCTGAGCCGAACCAGGGAACAGCTCTATAATTTCATGAACGAAAAGTGTGGCTTAATCAACAAGACCAATCCTTGCAGGTGTGCTCGAAAGACTACTGGATTTATTCAAAAAGGATATGTTGATCCTAAAAATTTGCAATTTCAGAGAGAGGTGATTAGCAAAATTGAAGACATAGCACCATCCAAACTAGATGCGTTTGAAAACAAAGGCATGACAGCCTATAAGCGATTGTACAAAGCTCATAATTACCAGCAGACACCTAATGAAGACCTTTTTCTAAAAGAACTCCTGACCTCATCCGACATCAAGGAGAGTTTTGGGCTGAATTAG
- a CDS encoding ABC transporter permease yields the protein MKKQEKIPTLVKWLFSKSIDQFMIEELLGDLQEMREDRTEERGKFIAGFMYWVDAFHLLTGFSTIRISKTQNRSTLMFQSLFKIAWRNALRQKQFTVLNVLGLTLGIATTLFIGLYIDDELSYDTFHEKGDRIYRVNQPNIWGDWDERASNTGPNVATALKTDIPEFEEVTRLLFLGHKTVKGVYHDRVFKESRIYAADENFFDVFTFPLLSGNPNTAFARPNTMVLTQETVARYFGDQMGPDEVVGKTISMKDYLGKWIDYEVVGVADEIPSRSHIQFDALISLKSEHELMESSGWKWIFTAFSTYVLVNEHVDLVALTEKIQELPAKWAPPTTEKIFNQTFEEFTKGYPWKLGLQPMREIYIAAHPQYQMFGPVGNPEIVQIFAAIGLLVLILSVINFMNLSTARSTTRSKEVGVRKVLGSARQTLIYQFVLESVIYVCVSTMLALALVYLSLDAFNVLAEKELELTPYLITPLTYLVMLGFVLMVGILAGSYPSFYLSSFRPIETLKNKLGSGRKGKVIRNGLVVLQFTISITLIICTFFVQKQLDYSSKLDVGFAKDNVLQLHNIEQFGFDTDHLKARLEANPAFLKVGKSFGLPPQIYSGDRYKSKSSDEVIQMNNVRAGKDFLDLLGLTFLEGRNFNSAIATDKYKVVLNEKAVAMLGWGSREQYSADSPIGKIVKLASGDEDEFEVIGVVKDFNFSDLKQEIAPLVIINHLNDKVWDFGAGRSYLSLKLDPNTIEKKSDLDQMLLDLEEELRSIDASVPFEYTFMDQTFDQAFRSEQRMATVLNVFTLMAMMIACIGLFGLAAFSAEQRTKELGIRKVLGAAVFNLVKTFSTEFTRLVFIAILLATPVAYLTVRWWLTDFAYRTPIDWWVFAMAISGALLLAIGTISFQSFKVAHQNPAEALKDE from the coding sequence ATGAAAAAGCAAGAGAAAATACCCACTTTGGTCAAGTGGCTGTTCTCGAAAAGTATCGATCAGTTCATGATCGAAGAACTGCTCGGCGACTTACAGGAGATGCGAGAAGACCGCACTGAGGAGCGAGGCAAATTCATTGCAGGTTTCATGTACTGGGTAGATGCATTCCATTTACTCACCGGATTCTCAACCATTCGAATATCAAAAACTCAAAATAGGTCAACACTCATGTTTCAAAGTTTATTCAAGATCGCCTGGAGAAATGCGCTCCGGCAAAAACAATTTACTGTACTCAATGTCCTTGGACTTACCCTGGGCATAGCCACCACTTTATTCATTGGGCTCTACATCGATGATGAATTGAGCTATGATACGTTCCATGAAAAAGGAGATCGCATCTATCGTGTGAACCAACCCAATATTTGGGGGGACTGGGACGAAAGGGCGTCAAATACAGGTCCCAATGTCGCCACTGCGCTCAAGACAGACATTCCTGAATTTGAAGAGGTGACACGTTTACTCTTCCTGGGTCATAAGACGGTAAAGGGAGTTTATCACGATAGGGTGTTCAAAGAATCGAGGATCTATGCGGCAGATGAGAATTTCTTTGATGTCTTTACTTTCCCGTTGCTGTCAGGCAATCCAAATACGGCATTTGCCAGACCCAATACCATGGTTTTGACACAAGAGACGGTTGCCCGATACTTCGGTGATCAGATGGGGCCTGACGAAGTGGTTGGAAAAACCATCAGCATGAAGGATTATCTGGGTAAATGGATTGATTACGAAGTAGTAGGAGTAGCGGATGAAATTCCTTCTCGTTCTCATATTCAGTTTGATGCACTGATCTCATTGAAGAGTGAGCATGAATTGATGGAAAGCAGTGGATGGAAGTGGATCTTTACGGCATTTTCTACTTATGTATTAGTCAACGAGCATGTTGATCTCGTTGCATTGACTGAAAAAATCCAGGAATTGCCCGCAAAATGGGCACCACCCACTACAGAAAAGATCTTCAATCAAACGTTTGAGGAATTCACCAAAGGGTATCCCTGGAAACTAGGCTTACAACCCATGCGAGAGATTTACATTGCTGCACATCCGCAGTATCAGATGTTTGGTCCCGTTGGTAATCCAGAGATCGTTCAAATTTTTGCGGCCATTGGGCTGTTGGTGTTGATCCTGTCAGTGATCAATTTCATGAATCTTTCTACGGCCCGATCTACTACTCGTTCGAAGGAAGTAGGGGTGAGAAAGGTGTTGGGTTCGGCACGTCAAACACTGATTTATCAATTTGTCCTGGAGTCTGTGATTTATGTCTGCGTAAGTACAATGCTGGCTTTGGCCCTGGTTTATTTATCTCTTGATGCGTTCAATGTACTGGCTGAAAAAGAATTGGAGTTGACCCCTTATCTGATAACTCCTTTGACATATTTGGTGATGCTGGGATTTGTTTTGATGGTCGGCATACTGGCAGGAAGTTATCCTTCCTTTTATTTGTCTTCTTTCCGTCCCATTGAAACCTTGAAAAATAAACTTGGTTCCGGTAGAAAAGGGAAAGTGATCAGAAATGGCCTTGTGGTCTTGCAGTTCACCATATCAATTACACTGATCATTTGTACCTTCTTTGTGCAGAAGCAGCTGGATTATTCATCGAAGCTGGATGTGGGTTTTGCAAAAGACAATGTATTGCAGCTGCACAATATTGAGCAATTCGGTTTTGATACTGATCACCTGAAAGCACGATTAGAAGCTAATCCTGCTTTTCTCAAAGTTGGAAAGTCCTTTGGCCTGCCACCCCAGATCTACTCGGGAGATCGCTATAAATCGAAAAGCTCGGATGAAGTGATACAAATGAATAATGTTCGTGCCGGAAAAGATTTTCTTGATTTACTTGGATTAACGTTTTTGGAGGGACGAAACTTCAATTCAGCGATTGCTACGGATAAATACAAGGTTGTTCTCAATGAGAAAGCTGTAGCCATGCTGGGCTGGGGTAGCAGAGAACAATATAGTGCTGATTCGCCAATAGGAAAAATCGTGAAACTTGCATCAGGGGACGAAGATGAATTTGAAGTCATCGGTGTGGTGAAAGACTTTAATTTCAGTGATTTGAAGCAGGAAATTGCCCCCTTGGTGATCATTAATCACCTCAATGATAAAGTTTGGGATTTTGGAGCTGGTAGGTCTTACCTCTCCCTTAAACTTGATCCAAATACAATCGAAAAGAAATCGGATCTTGATCAAATGTTATTGGATTTGGAGGAAGAATTGAGATCAATTGATGCTAGCGTGCCATTCGAATACACTTTCATGGATCAGACTTTTGATCAGGCATTTAGAAGTGAGCAACGAATGGCCACTGTACTTAATGTTTTCACATTGATGGCGATGATGATTGCCTGTATTGGATTGTTTGGACTCGCTGCTTTTTCTGCGGAGCAAAGAACCAAGGAGTTAGGCATTAGAAAAGTGCTGGGAGCGGCAGTTTTCAATTTGGTCAAGACGTTTTCTACGGAGTTTACCCGATTGGTATTCATCGCGATCTTATTGGCGACCCCTGTTGCATATTTGACTGTTCGTTGGTGGCTGACAGACTTTGCTTATCGTACACCAATTGATTGGTGGGTATTTGCCATGGCAATATCAGGAGCTTTACTTCTTGCGATTGGCACCATTAGTTTCCAGTCCTTCAAAGTAGCGCATCAAAATCCGGCAGAGGCATTAAAGGATGAGTAA
- a CDS encoding SRPBCC family protein, with translation METNNFDVQSIGINAHPDKVFQFIAEPTNVPKWALGFSEVDGKTAFMETPAGKMKVGMTMESNPALGTVDTTMTMPDNSVGMAYSRVIPNDKGQTSIFSFVLMAPPVPLEEIEGTLEAQKKQLAEELQLLKKILEA, from the coding sequence ATGGAAACTAACAATTTTGACGTTCAAAGCATCGGGATCAACGCACATCCGGACAAGGTCTTTCAATTCATTGCTGAGCCGACCAATGTTCCTAAATGGGCATTAGGTTTTTCTGAAGTAGATGGTAAAACGGCGTTCATGGAAACGCCTGCCGGAAAGATGAAAGTGGGAATGACAATGGAAAGCAATCCAGCCCTGGGTACCGTAGATACGACGATGACCATGCCTGATAATAGTGTTGGGATGGCGTATTCTCGGGTTATCCCTAATGACAAGGGGCAAACAAGCATTTTTTCTTTTGTATTGATGGCACCCCCTGTTCCTCTGGAAGAGATCGAAGGGACTTTGGAAGCACAAAAGAAACAGTTAGCAGAAGAGCTGCAATTATTAAAGAAAATTCTGGAAGCTTGA
- a CDS encoding LytTR family DNA-binding domain-containing protein, with translation MWLTLSYDLLKNWKVILVTTFAMVLVYLTIIYLHPANLEWISDGSFTWSHLLWYVFIDQFLIECITVSIIAQLIRIYATRLNLNAIRLSVREIFLYELKFLPLLAVAFFVFGPFSLTSRYLLHYFPDLDASIYFNEYFYSLEIYLNYLPPVLLIGYTLINVNLIGQYNRQLNETQNDLKTVQNSSTKNRLFASDEFGEVFLDTEKIIWVEREERKTMATTADERYRLKASISELEEKLNQEHFVRINRSTLINLNHLQHYAFWENDKYVIRMDHQQKEFVMSRDRLNKIKDKLVLN, from the coding sequence ATGTGGCTGACACTTTCGTACGATCTGCTGAAAAACTGGAAGGTGATCCTCGTTACAACCTTTGCCATGGTATTGGTGTACCTGACGATTATCTATTTGCATCCGGCAAACCTTGAATGGATCAGCGACGGTTCATTCACCTGGAGCCACCTTTTGTGGTATGTATTCATTGACCAGTTTTTGATCGAGTGCATTACCGTGTCCATCATTGCGCAACTCATCCGAATATATGCGACGCGATTGAATCTAAATGCTATCAGGCTTTCCGTTCGGGAAATCTTCCTTTACGAATTGAAGTTCTTACCGCTGCTCGCAGTAGCATTTTTTGTGTTTGGCCCGTTCTCCCTAACCAGTCGGTACCTACTGCACTACTTTCCGGACCTTGATGCTTCGATCTACTTCAATGAGTATTTCTACAGTCTTGAGATTTATTTGAACTACCTGCCTCCGGTCCTTCTCATTGGTTATACACTGATCAATGTCAATCTGATCGGGCAATACAACCGTCAATTGAATGAAACACAAAATGATTTAAAAACCGTCCAGAACAGCAGCACCAAAAACAGGTTGTTTGCTTCAGACGAGTTTGGAGAGGTGTTTCTCGATACGGAGAAAATCATCTGGGTTGAAAGAGAAGAAAGGAAAACCATGGCCACTACTGCAGATGAGCGTTACCGATTGAAAGCATCAATTTCAGAGTTGGAGGAAAAACTAAACCAAGAACATTTTGTAAGGATCAATCGCAGCACGTTGATCAACCTGAATCATTTGCAGCACTATGCCTTTTGGGAAAATGACAAGTATGTCATCCGAATGGATCATCAACAAAAGGAATTTGTCATGTCCAGAGATCGACTGAATAAGATCAAGGATAAGTTGGTTTTGAATTAA
- a CDS encoding helix-turn-helix transcriptional regulator: protein MKNKGLGEFEELILLAVCILEQAYGVAVKKEVEKHSKRSVLLGAVHITLYRLQDKGYLKSELGGNTEKRGDRRKRLFEITDAGMEQLKSAQEVRQSMWQVIPQLKPQG, encoded by the coding sequence ATGAAAAACAAAGGGTTAGGGGAATTCGAAGAGCTCATACTATTGGCGGTCTGTATTCTGGAGCAAGCCTATGGGGTAGCAGTTAAGAAAGAGGTCGAAAAGCATTCGAAAAGATCGGTTTTACTCGGAGCTGTGCACATTACCTTGTATCGACTACAGGACAAAGGTTACCTGAAATCAGAGCTTGGCGGTAATACAGAGAAGCGTGGTGATAGAAGAAAGCGGCTTTTCGAAATTACTGATGCCGGCATGGAGCAATTGAAATCTGCTCAGGAAGTGCGTCAAAGCATGTGGCAAGTCATTCCTCAACTCAAACCCCAGGGTTAA
- a CDS encoding DUF3857 and transglutaminase domain-containing protein — MKKITYLFLLISFYTHAQKTSFKFGKVSAEELKMSECAFFEEADAMVLGRIGRLRFKNENQGFIYEIEITKRIKIFNTEGKDYANISLIQYDPTEGIAREELSQIQGMTYNLVDGKVVKTKLEKNQIFESRLSDFRKEVSFALPNVKDGSVVEFKYIQRSHYLGNLYTWVLQEDLPVAFSQFTYTLPDFFEYRQSILGTSLDIKSSSFDEVEDFHRGFQAMSRTQTSKSEELKSFSTTSTIEATDIPPILDEPYMNNKVDIPTRLEFQLESRDFPGYSFSTARVRTYADFNKQLLESGSLGGAMKRNGFAKDKVKSLEGTDLEKATEIYNWIQGNFAWNNVLSIGSSRAGGAAFKEKKGSTADINLTLGAALRRAGLQAFPVLISTRGHGTPHPSYPSYNDFNSVVIATIIGEKIILADAASDLPFGMLPNRCLNGRGWLVNDPEGMWVNLKSHAKITRDFNTSIAVENGQLVTDVKARYADYGFIPEKRMLNSEGEEAYKHKITDRYFTDMEIGELNIQNNPKDLRWSVRCMEALDDDQTIYLNPVRFGAINDNPFKREERNAPVDFSTGQTIRLLTTIRVPEGYQAELPKPAVISLPEGAAKFTYAVRQSGQMINISSSFIVNQTDFGSDNYAYIRQFYQLVSEKHQEPVILKKI, encoded by the coding sequence ATGAAGAAAATCACCTATTTGTTCTTACTGATTTCATTTTACACGCATGCCCAAAAAACATCTTTCAAGTTCGGCAAGGTATCGGCCGAAGAACTGAAAATGAGCGAGTGTGCATTTTTTGAGGAAGCAGATGCGATGGTTCTAGGAAGGATTGGACGACTCAGGTTCAAAAATGAAAATCAGGGATTTATCTATGAAATTGAAATCACTAAACGCATCAAGATATTCAATACTGAAGGCAAGGATTATGCTAACATCAGCCTGATCCAATATGATCCAACCGAAGGCATCGCCAGAGAGGAATTAAGTCAAATTCAAGGGATGACTTATAATTTGGTTGATGGGAAGGTGGTCAAAACCAAGCTTGAGAAAAACCAGATCTTCGAATCTCGGCTGAGCGACTTTCGAAAAGAGGTAAGTTTTGCGCTGCCCAACGTCAAAGATGGATCGGTAGTGGAATTCAAATACATCCAGCGATCCCATTACCTGGGCAACCTCTATACCTGGGTATTGCAAGAGGACCTTCCAGTGGCTTTCTCACAATTCACCTACACGCTTCCTGATTTCTTTGAATATCGGCAGAGTATTCTGGGGACATCTTTGGACATCAAGTCTTCCTCTTTCGACGAAGTAGAGGACTTTCACCGAGGTTTCCAGGCCATGTCAAGAACACAGACTAGCAAATCAGAAGAATTGAAGTCTTTCAGTACAACTTCTACCATCGAAGCGACAGATATTCCACCGATTTTGGATGAACCCTACATGAACAACAAAGTCGACATACCTACAAGGCTTGAATTCCAATTAGAATCCCGGGATTTTCCCGGATACAGCTTCTCGACCGCCAGGGTCAGAACCTATGCTGATTTCAATAAACAATTACTCGAATCTGGCTCTCTCGGAGGTGCGATGAAACGAAATGGATTTGCCAAAGACAAGGTCAAGTCGCTTGAGGGCACCGATCTAGAAAAAGCGACGGAAATCTACAACTGGATTCAAGGCAACTTCGCCTGGAACAATGTCCTTTCCATCGGCAGTTCCAGAGCTGGTGGGGCAGCTTTCAAAGAAAAGAAAGGCAGCACGGCAGACATTAATCTGACGCTCGGCGCAGCCTTGCGACGTGCCGGCCTGCAGGCATTTCCGGTACTCATCAGTACAAGAGGCCACGGTACCCCTCACCCGAGTTATCCCAGCTACAATGACTTTAATTCCGTAGTGATTGCTACGATTATCGGAGAAAAGATCATTTTAGCTGACGCAGCTTCTGACTTGCCGTTTGGGATGCTACCTAACCGGTGCCTCAACGGAAGAGGCTGGCTGGTGAATGATCCCGAAGGCATGTGGGTCAATTTGAAAAGCCATGCTAAAATAACCAGAGATTTCAATACTTCGATTGCCGTAGAAAATGGACAATTAGTCACTGATGTGAAGGCCAGATATGCTGATTATGGATTTATCCCAGAGAAAAGGATGCTAAATTCAGAAGGTGAAGAAGCCTATAAGCATAAAATTACTGACCGATATTTTACAGATATGGAGATCGGTGAGCTTAACATTCAAAATAACCCAAAAGATCTTCGTTGGAGCGTCAGGTGTATGGAAGCGTTAGATGATGACCAAACCATATACCTCAACCCAGTTCGTTTCGGCGCGATTAATGACAATCCATTTAAAAGAGAAGAACGGAATGCGCCCGTTGATTTTTCCACTGGTCAAACCATCCGGTTATTAACGACAATCAGAGTCCCTGAAGGCTACCAGGCTGAATTGCCCAAGCCGGCCGTGATCAGCCTTCCTGAAGGAGCTGCAAAATTCACCTATGCAGTGCGTCAAAGTGGTCAGATGATCAATATTTCATCTTCGTTCATTGTTAATCAGACAGATTTTGGATCGGATAATTATGCTTATATCCGTCAATTTTATCAACTCGTCTCAGAAAAGCATCAGGAACCTGTAATCCTTAAAAAGATATGA
- a CDS encoding YHS domain-containing (seleno)protein: MVNRKSEIYIKNGLALGGYDVVQIFESREVKPGLPSFQYKYEGAVWTFSSEDNLRLFRANPSKYKPAYGGYCAYGISQGYKAPTRIHLFEVVDNVLYFNFSPYIKRFWIRHQTFLIDMADDKWLNIQHDPMIRVNYYWIYLKYLVFKSLGIPFFGKVESPQITG, translated from the coding sequence ATGGTGAACCGGAAAAGTGAGATTTATATTAAAAATGGACTGGCCCTGGGAGGTTATGACGTGGTTCAGATTTTTGAGAGTCGAGAGGTTAAACCTGGACTTCCATCCTTTCAGTACAAATATGAAGGTGCGGTTTGGACTTTTTCGAGTGAAGACAACCTGAGACTTTTTCGGGCGAATCCATCGAAGTACAAGCCTGCATATGGAGGATATTGTGCCTATGGCATTTCTCAAGGCTACAAGGCACCAACCAGGATCCATCTATTTGAAGTGGTCGATAATGTTTTGTATTTCAACTTCAGTCCCTATATCAAACGCTTCTGGATTCGACATCAAACATTTTTAATTGACATGGCTGATGACAAGTGGCTGAATATTCAGCATGATCCAATGATTCGGGTCAATTACTATTGGATCTACTTAAAATACCTAGTCTTTAAATCGTTAGGTATTCCTTTCTTCGGGAAAGTAGAATCCCCTCAAATCACAGGATAA